From the genome of Ornithobacterium rhinotracheale, one region includes:
- a CDS encoding M23 family metallopeptidase — MGKKHFYYDSEKGEYIPVESQKSSKAKLIFSVIFLTLFFSGIGIFLGYHYLIQPQNANQAKLANELEKMELQYKALNKKFKKTQEVLEDLENRDEYVYRSFFELAPIDKDIRKAGFGGVDRYADFSSLTYGELVKETSKNLDIINKRLVVQSKSLDEIVESAKKKDEMFRHLPAIQPIANKDLKHIASGYGMRLHPILKIGKMHWGVDFAASPGTPIYATGDGTVKQAGASGGYGNVVVIDHGYGYETVYGHMSRIKVQAGQAVKRGDVIGFVGSTGLSSGPHLHYEVHKNGERVDPVHFFNQEVSPDEFNKLYEASQQMNISLD; from the coding sequence ATGGGTAAAAAACATTTTTATTACGATTCCGAAAAAGGCGAATATATCCCTGTGGAATCCCAAAAATCAAGCAAGGCAAAATTAATATTTTCTGTCATATTTCTCACTTTATTCTTCTCTGGCATTGGAATTTTCTTAGGCTACCATTATTTAATTCAGCCACAAAATGCCAATCAGGCAAAGCTGGCAAATGAGCTTGAAAAAATGGAGCTACAATACAAGGCGTTGAATAAAAAGTTTAAGAAAACGCAAGAGGTGCTTGAAGATTTAGAAAATCGTGATGAGTATGTATACCGCTCGTTCTTTGAGCTTGCGCCCATTGATAAGGATATCCGAAAGGCAGGCTTTGGTGGGGTGGACCGCTATGCTGATTTTTCATCGCTCACTTATGGCGAATTGGTTAAGGAGACTAGCAAGAATTTAGACATTATTAATAAAAGGCTCGTCGTTCAGTCCAAATCGCTGGACGAAATCGTGGAATCTGCCAAAAAGAAAGATGAAATGTTTCGCCATTTACCCGCCATTCAGCCCATTGCCAATAAGGATTTAAAGCACATCGCATCTGGCTACGGCATGCGCCTTCACCCTATTTTAAAAATTGGGAAAATGCACTGGGGAGTAGATTTTGCAGCAAGCCCTGGGACTCCGATTTATGCCACAGGCGACGGCACGGTGAAACAAGCTGGTGCATCGGGAGGCTATGGGAATGTGGTCGTTATAGACCACGGCTATGGCTATGAAACGGTGTATGGGCATATGAGCCGCATCAAGGTGCAAGCCGGGCAGGCCGTAAAGCGTGGCGATGTCATCGGCTTTGTGGGTAGCACTGGGCTTTCATCTGGCCCGCACCTGCACTATGAAGTTCACAAAAATGGGGAACGCGTAGACCCCGTGCATTTCTTTAACCAAGAGGTAAGCCCTGATGAGTTCAATAAGCTCTATGAGGCCTCTCAACAAATGAATATCTCCCTAGATTAA